The following are from one region of the Mycolicibacterium helvum genome:
- a CDS encoding P-loop NTPase family protein, whose amino-acid sequence MLSTSDPITWQPRRIAIAGVSGSGKTTFAKRVSDRLGLPYIEIDSLFHGPNWQPRDEFVGDVRQFISADEWVIEWQYSAVRDQIAECADTMLWLDLPSPRTLYQLTRRTIRRRIRRVELWNGNYEGPLHRFFVDPDHIVRWGIRTRNTCRDRVPAVDARHPHLHVLRLASRRDSEHWLDRAATGPAR is encoded by the coding sequence CGTATCGCGATTGCGGGAGTGTCGGGATCGGGCAAAACGACTTTCGCCAAACGTGTTTCGGACCGCCTGGGGCTCCCCTACATCGAGATCGACAGCCTGTTTCACGGCCCCAATTGGCAGCCGCGAGACGAGTTCGTCGGTGACGTGCGCCAGTTCATTTCTGCCGATGAGTGGGTCATTGAGTGGCAGTATTCGGCGGTTCGCGACCAGATCGCCGAGTGTGCTGACACGATGTTGTGGCTCGACCTTCCCTCCCCGCGCACCTTGTATCAGCTGACGCGTCGCACGATACGCAGGCGGATCCGGCGCGTGGAGCTGTGGAACGGCAATTATGAAGGGCCCCTGCACAGATTCTTCGTCGACCCCGACCACATCGTGCGGTGGGGAATCCGAACCCGCAACACGTGCCGTGATCGGGTACCAGCTGTCGACGCACGCCACCCGCATCTGCACGTCCTGCGGCTCGCCTCACGGCGCGACAGCGAACACTGGCTCGACCGCGCCG